The Chanodichthys erythropterus isolate Z2021 chromosome 14, ASM2448905v1, whole genome shotgun sequence genome window below encodes:
- the lrrfip1a gene encoding leucine-rich repeat flightless-interacting protein 1 isoform X18 translates to MGSQGPGRKRTTSKNGLTAEEDALNVIAKEAEARLAAKRAARAEAREIRMRELERQQKEIYQVQKKYYGLDNLDNKWGDIEQWMEDSERYTRVSRRHASVSDDEERMSVGSRSNIRLPQAASSHSHKKSKKKKKHSSKTVDDKLERDYIEKGSSRASTISGATLTSLGGTSSRRGSGDTSVSADTEASIREIKEIHELKDQIQDVEAKHMQNLKELKDSLLEVEEKYRKAMVSNAQLDNEKTNMMYEVDTLKDSLMELEEMLFETRRELEEKCKDLEREKHAHSILQFQFSEMKETLKQSEELLTEIRQLRLKQDGFVREISDLQETIEWKNKKIGALERQKEFSDAIRNERDELRDEVVQLKDILKKHGIVLGLDLATNGETGEEVGKAEQNSQTASAEIREGSSVLGTHPLKLCKDQQKKDSDDRMQGNQQSSHAPFSSTKTPLEANENGDLGDQMNQGVGQLENRPEEPPSSVGEEITATRLKEIKSEAHIKEDSRYDTEELECKVHKDGLLETDQQESECVKPSKEIKEETTLESVSGSIHDENDKTNEAVLDDELIEEFVEPSQMETLPKTQSANASNKKKKKKKKNKQKQKQSDRQESETKMDDKNEVVLSEDNPNQEMEGLEENHEKPLGNDVFTTTKNTDVPHDDKGTEELDRIEITSTNINADDAQDKIQLVTDEADSAEISKTISKSDCPESSNDVLLDDLSNDMISNPANIIDDHTEDSANPDPEPVILSSELMASETETSLPHEPSVQPMDAVGVFVESISSSENIENSSLVGIKEEKSHLDCEVEEQKESLQNIDLDGDTISEDQDKPDKICSPVMENVENDTENVIQEQPIDQPMESQLQDSIGADVDQEEVKTQDELDEENLNVPSEKVFDGGHVEDTPLIETQIQVIHEDHLSSNEANQETVVDLEASDQEPKVEKVQEEISIQDHDGCHVEDTPLIETQIQDIHEDHLSSNEANQETVVDLEASDQEPKVEKVQEERSIQDHDGCHVEDTPLVETQIKVLHEDHRSSNEANQETVVEGLEASEQEPKVEKAQEEKSIQDQVTINVQLPEDDEDLQVKSDAVLQELKEKDEEEEEEEDEGESFDFDEMDLEASSGAPLRNLLDQPNEDSSLLKENAQEANQECQRNAKDEDQTQGDECLEHSDQKSKPKEHEDVGHATENPQTATDAERCLTEDSETNSEVRPNDQQHDTPDAFEEHQQTSEDVTLSKGVNQSSEVEATDVGQEIDSSIHHEIKASNISGEQEATGSHKENYRKESKKSGKGKGKGKGKEECKMS, encoded by the exons ATTTATCAGGTGCAGAAG AAATACTATGGACTGGATAACCTGGACAACAAATGGGGGGACATTGAGCAGTGGATG GAAGACAGTGAGCGATATACTCGTGTCTCACGGAGACATGCTTCG GTGTCAGATGATGAAGAACGAATGTCAGTGGGGAGCAGGAGCAACATACGG CTTCCCCAGGCCGCCTCCTCTCACTCACATAAGAAGtccaagaaaaagaaaaaacattcttCTAAAACC gtTGATGACAAGTTAGAGCGAGACTACATAGAAAAG GGCTCTTCACGAGCATCAACTATATCTGGCGCCACTCTTACCTCTCTGGGTGGGACATCCTCACGGAGAGGAAGTGGAGATACATCCGTCTCTGCTGACACAGAAGCATCCATACGGGAAATCAAG GAGATCCATGAGCTTAAGGATCAGATTCAAGATGTGGAGGCGAAGCACATGCAGAACCTCAAAGAGCTCAAG GATTCCCTTTTGGAAGTGGAAGAAAAGTACCGTAAGGCCATGGTGTCCAATGCACAGCTGGACAATGAGAAGACCAATATGATGTATGAAGTGGACACTTTAAAAGACTCTTTAATGGAACTGGAGGAGATGCTTTTTGAAACACGCCGTGAGCTTGAGGAAAAGTGTAAG gatCTTGAACGAGAGAAGCATGCTCATAGTATACTGCAGTTTCAGTTCAGTGAAATGAAGGAGACATTGAAACAGAGTGAAGAACTGCTCACT GAGATCCGTCAATTACGGCTCAAGCAAGATGGCTTTGTTAGGGAGATTTCTGACCTCCAGGAAACTATTGAGtggaagaataaaaaaattggG GCATTAGAGAGACAGAAGGAATTTTCTGATGCCATTCGAAATGAGCGGGATGAGCTCAGAGATGAGGTTGTTCAGctcaaagatattttgaag AAACATGGTATTGTCCTTGGACTAGACTTAGCCACAAATGGAGAAACGGGGGAAGAAGTTGGAAAGGCTGAACAGAATTCTCAAACAGCATCAGCTGAAATCCGAGAGGGGAGTAGTGTACTTG GCACTCATCCATTGAAGCTGTGTAAAGACCAGCAAAAAAAAGATTCGGATGACAGGATGCAAGGGAATCAACAGTCTTCACATGCCCCTTTCAGTTCTACAAAGACACCTTTAGAAGCAAATGAGAATGGAGACCTTGGGGACCAAATGAATCAGGGTGTAGGGCAACTTGAGAATAGACCTGAAGAACCTCCAAGTTCTGTTGGTGAGGAAATCACTGCAACAAGACTCAAGGAGATCAAATCTGAGGCACATATAAAGGAAGATTCAAGATATGATACTGAAGAATTAGAGTGCAAAGTTCACAAGGATGGACTTTTGGAGACAGATCAACAAGAGAGCGAATGTGTCAAACCTAGTAAGGAAATCAAAGAGGAAACTACTTTAGAGTCTGTCTCTGGTTCAATTCATGATGAAAATGATAAAACTAATGAGGCTGTGCTTGATGATGAACTCATAGAGGAGTTTGTGGAACCATCTCAAATGGAGACACTCCCCAAAACACAGAGTGCTAATGCTTCtaataaaaagaagaagaagaagaagaaaaacaagcAGAAGCAGAAACAAAGTGACAGGCAAGAGAGTGAGACAAAAATGGATGACAAGAATGAAGTAGTTTTGAGTGAAGACAATCCAAACCAAGAAATGGAAGGTCTAGAAGAAAACCACGAGAAGCCCTTAGGGAATGATGTATTTACAACAACAAAGAATACAGATGTCCCACATGATGATAAAGGAACCGAAGAATTGGACCGTATTGAAATAACAAGCACAAATATTAATGCTGATGATGCTCAAGACAAAATTCAGTTAGTTACAGATGAAGCTGATTCGGCAGAAATTTCTAAAACCATATCAAAATCCGATTGCCCTGAATCTAGCAACGATGTCCTTTTAGATGATCTGTCCAACGATATGATCTCTAACCCTGCAAACATTATTGATGACCACACTGAGGATTCAGCAAATCCTGATCCAGAACCTGTAATCCTCAGCAGTGAGCTTATGGCTTCAGAAACAGAAACTTCACTGCCTCATGAACCTTCTGTTCAGCCCATGGATGCTGTTGGAGTGTTCGTTGAGTCCATCAGCAGCTCTGAGAACATTGAGAATTCTTCATTGGTAGGCATCAAGGAAGAGAAGAGTCATCTGGACTGTGAAGTAGAAGAACAGAAGGAAAGTCTCCAAAATATTGATCTAGATGGCGACACTATCTCTGAAGATCAAGATAAGCCTGATAAGATATGTTCCCCTGTGATGGAGAATGTGGAAAATGACACTGAAAATGTAATCCAGGAACAACCTATTGATCAGCCAATGGAAAGTCAACTTCAAGACAGTATTGGAGCAGATGTGGACCAGGAAGAGGTTAAGACACAAGATGAACTAGATGAGGAAAACCTTAATGTGCCTAGTGAAAAAGTGTTTGATGGAGGCCATGTTGAAGATACCCCTTTAATTGAAACACAGATTCAGGTTATCCATGAGGATCATCTGTCTTCCAATGAAGCAAATCAGGAAACGGTTGTAGATTTAGAAGCTTCTGACCAAGAACCCAAGGTAGAAAAAGTTCAGGAGGAAATATCAATCCAAGATCATGATGGATGCCATGTTGAAGACACTCCTTTAATTGAAACACAGATTCAGGATATACATGAGGATCACCTGTCTTCCAATGAAGCAAATCAGGAAACGGTTGTAGATTTAGAAGCTTCTGACCAAGAACCCAAGGTAGAAAAAGTTCAGGAGGAAAGATCAATCCAAGATCATGATGGATGCCATGTTGAAGACACTCCTTTAGTTGAAACGCAGATTAAGGTTCTACATGAGGATCACCGGTCTTCCAATGAAGCAAATCAGGAAACGGTTGTAGAAGGTTTAGAAGCTTCTGAACAAGAACCCAAGGTAGAAAAAGCTCAGGAGGAAAAATCAATCCAAGATCAGGTTACAATTAATGTGCAACTGCCTGAAGATGATGAAGACCTTCAGGTAAAGTCGGATGCGGTTCTTCAAGAGCTCAAGGAAAaagatgaggaggaggaggaggaggaagacgAAGGAGAATcgtttgattttgatgaaatgGACCTTGAAGCATCATCAGGTGCCCCTTTAAGAAACCTTCTAGATCAACCAAATGAGGACTCTTCTTTGTTAAAAGAAAATGCACAAGAAGCAAACCAGGAATGCCAAAGGAATGCCAAGGATGAGGACCAGACTCAAGGAGATGAATGTCTGGAACATTCAGATCAGAAATCAAAGCCAAAGGAGCATGAAGATGTTGGTCATGCTACAGAAAACCCACAAACAGCCACAGATGCAGAAAGATGTTTAACAGAGGACAGCGAAACCAACAGTGAAGTCAGACCTAATGATCAGCAACATGACACACCTGATGCATTTGAGGAGCATCAGCAGACATCAGAAGATGTGACACTTAGTAAAGGAGTTAATCAAAGTTCTGAGGTGGAGGCAACAGATGTAGGCCAAGAGATTGATAGTTCaattcaccatgaaatcaaGGCATCAAATATTTCAGGAGAGCAGGAAGCCACAGGGAGTCACAAGGAAAATTATAGAAAAGAATCTAAAAAAAGTGGAAAAGGGAAAGGAAAGGGCAAGGGGAAAGAAGAATGTAAAATGTCTTAA
- the lrrfip1a gene encoding leucine-rich repeat flightless-interacting protein 1 isoform X19 — MGSQGPGRKRTTSKNGLTAEEDALNVIAKEAEARLAAKRAARAEAREIRMRELERQQKEIYQVQKKYYGLDNLDNKWGDIEQWMEDSERYTRVSRRHASVSDDEERMSVGSRSNIRVDDKLERDYIEKGSSRASTISGATLTSLGGTSSRRGSGDTSVSADTEASIREIKEIHELKDQIQDVEAKHMQNLKELKDSLLEVEEKYRKAMVSNAQLDNEKTNMMYEVDTLKDSLMELEEMLFETRRELEEKCKDLEREKHAHSILQFQFSEMKETLKQSEELLTEIRQLRLKQDGFVREISDLQETIEWKNKKIGALERQKEFSDAIRNERDELRDEVVQLKDILKKHGIVLGLDLATNGETGEEVGKAEQNSQTASAEIREGSSVLGTHPLKLCKDQQKKDSDDRMQGNQQSSHAPFSSTKTPLEANENGDLGDQMNQGVGQLENRPEEPPSSVGEEITATRLKEIKSEAHIKEDSRYDTEELECKVHKDGLLETDQQESECVKPSKEIKEETTLESVSGSIHDENDKTNEAVLDDELIEEFVEPSQMETLPKTQSANASNKKKKKKKKNKQKQKQSDRQESETKMDDKNEVVLSEDNPNQEMEGLEENHEKPLGNDVFTTTKNTDVPHDDKGTEELDRIEITSTNINADDAQDKIQLVTDEADSAEISKTISKSDCPESSNDVLLDDLSNDMISNPANIIDDHTEDSANPDPEPVILSSELMASETETSLPHEPSVQPMDAVGVFVESISSSENIENSSLVGIKEEKSHLDCEVEEQKESLQNIDLDGDTISEDQDKPDKICSPVMENVENDTENVIQEQPIDQPMESQLQDSIGADVDQEEVKTQDELDEENLNVPSEKVFDGGHVEDTPLIETQIQVIHEDHLSSNEANQETVVDLEASDQEPKVEKVQEEISIQDHDGCHVEDTPLIETQIQDIHEDHLSSNEANQETVVDLEASDQEPKVEKVQEERSIQDHDGCHVEDTPLVETQIKVLHEDHRSSNEANQETVVEGLEASEQEPKVEKAQEEKSIQDQVTINVQLPEDDEDLQVKSDAVLQELKEKDEEEEEEEDEGESFDFDEMDLEASSGAPLRNLLDQPNEDSSLLKENAQEANQECQRNAKDEDQTQGDECLEHSDQKSKPKEHEDVGHATENPQTATDAERCLTEDSETNSEVRPNDQQHDTPDAFEEHQQTSEDVTLSKGVNQSSEVEATDVGQEIDSSIHHEIKASNISGEQEATGSHKENYRKESKKSGKGKGKGKGKEECKMS, encoded by the exons ATTTATCAGGTGCAGAAG AAATACTATGGACTGGATAACCTGGACAACAAATGGGGGGACATTGAGCAGTGGATG GAAGACAGTGAGCGATATACTCGTGTCTCACGGAGACATGCTTCG GTGTCAGATGATGAAGAACGAATGTCAGTGGGGAGCAGGAGCAACATACGG gtTGATGACAAGTTAGAGCGAGACTACATAGAAAAG GGCTCTTCACGAGCATCAACTATATCTGGCGCCACTCTTACCTCTCTGGGTGGGACATCCTCACGGAGAGGAAGTGGAGATACATCCGTCTCTGCTGACACAGAAGCATCCATACGGGAAATCAAG GAGATCCATGAGCTTAAGGATCAGATTCAAGATGTGGAGGCGAAGCACATGCAGAACCTCAAAGAGCTCAAG GATTCCCTTTTGGAAGTGGAAGAAAAGTACCGTAAGGCCATGGTGTCCAATGCACAGCTGGACAATGAGAAGACCAATATGATGTATGAAGTGGACACTTTAAAAGACTCTTTAATGGAACTGGAGGAGATGCTTTTTGAAACACGCCGTGAGCTTGAGGAAAAGTGTAAG gatCTTGAACGAGAGAAGCATGCTCATAGTATACTGCAGTTTCAGTTCAGTGAAATGAAGGAGACATTGAAACAGAGTGAAGAACTGCTCACT GAGATCCGTCAATTACGGCTCAAGCAAGATGGCTTTGTTAGGGAGATTTCTGACCTCCAGGAAACTATTGAGtggaagaataaaaaaattggG GCATTAGAGAGACAGAAGGAATTTTCTGATGCCATTCGAAATGAGCGGGATGAGCTCAGAGATGAGGTTGTTCAGctcaaagatattttgaag AAACATGGTATTGTCCTTGGACTAGACTTAGCCACAAATGGAGAAACGGGGGAAGAAGTTGGAAAGGCTGAACAGAATTCTCAAACAGCATCAGCTGAAATCCGAGAGGGGAGTAGTGTACTTG GCACTCATCCATTGAAGCTGTGTAAAGACCAGCAAAAAAAAGATTCGGATGACAGGATGCAAGGGAATCAACAGTCTTCACATGCCCCTTTCAGTTCTACAAAGACACCTTTAGAAGCAAATGAGAATGGAGACCTTGGGGACCAAATGAATCAGGGTGTAGGGCAACTTGAGAATAGACCTGAAGAACCTCCAAGTTCTGTTGGTGAGGAAATCACTGCAACAAGACTCAAGGAGATCAAATCTGAGGCACATATAAAGGAAGATTCAAGATATGATACTGAAGAATTAGAGTGCAAAGTTCACAAGGATGGACTTTTGGAGACAGATCAACAAGAGAGCGAATGTGTCAAACCTAGTAAGGAAATCAAAGAGGAAACTACTTTAGAGTCTGTCTCTGGTTCAATTCATGATGAAAATGATAAAACTAATGAGGCTGTGCTTGATGATGAACTCATAGAGGAGTTTGTGGAACCATCTCAAATGGAGACACTCCCCAAAACACAGAGTGCTAATGCTTCtaataaaaagaagaagaagaagaagaaaaacaagcAGAAGCAGAAACAAAGTGACAGGCAAGAGAGTGAGACAAAAATGGATGACAAGAATGAAGTAGTTTTGAGTGAAGACAATCCAAACCAAGAAATGGAAGGTCTAGAAGAAAACCACGAGAAGCCCTTAGGGAATGATGTATTTACAACAACAAAGAATACAGATGTCCCACATGATGATAAAGGAACCGAAGAATTGGACCGTATTGAAATAACAAGCACAAATATTAATGCTGATGATGCTCAAGACAAAATTCAGTTAGTTACAGATGAAGCTGATTCGGCAGAAATTTCTAAAACCATATCAAAATCCGATTGCCCTGAATCTAGCAACGATGTCCTTTTAGATGATCTGTCCAACGATATGATCTCTAACCCTGCAAACATTATTGATGACCACACTGAGGATTCAGCAAATCCTGATCCAGAACCTGTAATCCTCAGCAGTGAGCTTATGGCTTCAGAAACAGAAACTTCACTGCCTCATGAACCTTCTGTTCAGCCCATGGATGCTGTTGGAGTGTTCGTTGAGTCCATCAGCAGCTCTGAGAACATTGAGAATTCTTCATTGGTAGGCATCAAGGAAGAGAAGAGTCATCTGGACTGTGAAGTAGAAGAACAGAAGGAAAGTCTCCAAAATATTGATCTAGATGGCGACACTATCTCTGAAGATCAAGATAAGCCTGATAAGATATGTTCCCCTGTGATGGAGAATGTGGAAAATGACACTGAAAATGTAATCCAGGAACAACCTATTGATCAGCCAATGGAAAGTCAACTTCAAGACAGTATTGGAGCAGATGTGGACCAGGAAGAGGTTAAGACACAAGATGAACTAGATGAGGAAAACCTTAATGTGCCTAGTGAAAAAGTGTTTGATGGAGGCCATGTTGAAGATACCCCTTTAATTGAAACACAGATTCAGGTTATCCATGAGGATCATCTGTCTTCCAATGAAGCAAATCAGGAAACGGTTGTAGATTTAGAAGCTTCTGACCAAGAACCCAAGGTAGAAAAAGTTCAGGAGGAAATATCAATCCAAGATCATGATGGATGCCATGTTGAAGACACTCCTTTAATTGAAACACAGATTCAGGATATACATGAGGATCACCTGTCTTCCAATGAAGCAAATCAGGAAACGGTTGTAGATTTAGAAGCTTCTGACCAAGAACCCAAGGTAGAAAAAGTTCAGGAGGAAAGATCAATCCAAGATCATGATGGATGCCATGTTGAAGACACTCCTTTAGTTGAAACGCAGATTAAGGTTCTACATGAGGATCACCGGTCTTCCAATGAAGCAAATCAGGAAACGGTTGTAGAAGGTTTAGAAGCTTCTGAACAAGAACCCAAGGTAGAAAAAGCTCAGGAGGAAAAATCAATCCAAGATCAGGTTACAATTAATGTGCAACTGCCTGAAGATGATGAAGACCTTCAGGTAAAGTCGGATGCGGTTCTTCAAGAGCTCAAGGAAAaagatgaggaggaggaggaggaggaagacgAAGGAGAATcgtttgattttgatgaaatgGACCTTGAAGCATCATCAGGTGCCCCTTTAAGAAACCTTCTAGATCAACCAAATGAGGACTCTTCTTTGTTAAAAGAAAATGCACAAGAAGCAAACCAGGAATGCCAAAGGAATGCCAAGGATGAGGACCAGACTCAAGGAGATGAATGTCTGGAACATTCAGATCAGAAATCAAAGCCAAAGGAGCATGAAGATGTTGGTCATGCTACAGAAAACCCACAAACAGCCACAGATGCAGAAAGATGTTTAACAGAGGACAGCGAAACCAACAGTGAAGTCAGACCTAATGATCAGCAACATGACACACCTGATGCATTTGAGGAGCATCAGCAGACATCAGAAGATGTGACACTTAGTAAAGGAGTTAATCAAAGTTCTGAGGTGGAGGCAACAGATGTAGGCCAAGAGATTGATAGTTCaattcaccatgaaatcaaGGCATCAAATATTTCAGGAGAGCAGGAAGCCACAGGGAGTCACAAGGAAAATTATAGAAAAGAATCTAAAAAAAGTGGAAAAGGGAAAGGAAAGGGCAAGGGGAAAGAAGAATGTAAAATGTCTTAA
- the lrrfip1a gene encoding leucine-rich repeat flightless-interacting protein 1 isoform X20, translating into MGSQGPGRKRTTSKNGLTAEEDALNVIAKEAEARLAAKRAARAEAREIRMRELERQQKEIYQVQKKYYGLDNLDNKWGDIEQWMVSDDEERMSVGSRSNIRVDDKLERDYIEKGSSRASTISGATLTSLGGTSSRRGSGDTSVSADTEASIREIKEIHELKDQIQDVEAKHMQNLKELKDSLLEVEEKYRKAMVSNAQLDNEKTNMMYEVDTLKDSLMELEEMLFETRRELEEKCKDLEREKHAHSILQFQFSEMKETLKQSEELLTEIRQLRLKQDGFVREISDLQETIEWKNKKIGALERQKEFSDAIRNERDELRDEVVQLKDILKKHGIVLGLDLATNGETGEEVGKAEQNSQTASAEIREGSSVLGTHPLKLCKDQQKKDSDDRMQGNQQSSHAPFSSTKTPLEANENGDLGDQMNQGVGQLENRPEEPPSSVGEEITATRLKEIKSEAHIKEDSRYDTEELECKVHKDGLLETDQQESECVKPSKEIKEETTLESVSGSIHDENDKTNEAVLDDELIEEFVEPSQMETLPKTQSANASNKKKKKKKKNKQKQKQSDRQESETKMDDKNEVVLSEDNPNQEMEGLEENHEKPLGNDVFTTTKNTDVPHDDKGTEELDRIEITSTNINADDAQDKIQLVTDEADSAEISKTISKSDCPESSNDVLLDDLSNDMISNPANIIDDHTEDSANPDPEPVILSSELMASETETSLPHEPSVQPMDAVGVFVESISSSENIENSSLVGIKEEKSHLDCEVEEQKESLQNIDLDGDTISEDQDKPDKICSPVMENVENDTENVIQEQPIDQPMESQLQDSIGADVDQEEVKTQDELDEENLNVPSEKVFDGGHVEDTPLIETQIQVIHEDHLSSNEANQETVVDLEASDQEPKVEKVQEEISIQDHDGCHVEDTPLIETQIQDIHEDHLSSNEANQETVVDLEASDQEPKVEKVQEERSIQDHDGCHVEDTPLVETQIKVLHEDHRSSNEANQETVVEGLEASEQEPKVEKAQEEKSIQDQVTINVQLPEDDEDLQVKSDAVLQELKEKDEEEEEEEDEGESFDFDEMDLEASSGAPLRNLLDQPNEDSSLLKENAQEANQECQRNAKDEDQTQGDECLEHSDQKSKPKEHEDVGHATENPQTATDAERCLTEDSETNSEVRPNDQQHDTPDAFEEHQQTSEDVTLSKGVNQSSEVEATDVGQEIDSSIHHEIKASNISGEQEATGSHKENYRKESKKSGKGKGKGKGKEECKMS; encoded by the exons ATTTATCAGGTGCAGAAG AAATACTATGGACTGGATAACCTGGACAACAAATGGGGGGACATTGAGCAGTGGATG GTGTCAGATGATGAAGAACGAATGTCAGTGGGGAGCAGGAGCAACATACGG gtTGATGACAAGTTAGAGCGAGACTACATAGAAAAG GGCTCTTCACGAGCATCAACTATATCTGGCGCCACTCTTACCTCTCTGGGTGGGACATCCTCACGGAGAGGAAGTGGAGATACATCCGTCTCTGCTGACACAGAAGCATCCATACGGGAAATCAAG GAGATCCATGAGCTTAAGGATCAGATTCAAGATGTGGAGGCGAAGCACATGCAGAACCTCAAAGAGCTCAAG GATTCCCTTTTGGAAGTGGAAGAAAAGTACCGTAAGGCCATGGTGTCCAATGCACAGCTGGACAATGAGAAGACCAATATGATGTATGAAGTGGACACTTTAAAAGACTCTTTAATGGAACTGGAGGAGATGCTTTTTGAAACACGCCGTGAGCTTGAGGAAAAGTGTAAG gatCTTGAACGAGAGAAGCATGCTCATAGTATACTGCAGTTTCAGTTCAGTGAAATGAAGGAGACATTGAAACAGAGTGAAGAACTGCTCACT GAGATCCGTCAATTACGGCTCAAGCAAGATGGCTTTGTTAGGGAGATTTCTGACCTCCAGGAAACTATTGAGtggaagaataaaaaaattggG GCATTAGAGAGACAGAAGGAATTTTCTGATGCCATTCGAAATGAGCGGGATGAGCTCAGAGATGAGGTTGTTCAGctcaaagatattttgaag AAACATGGTATTGTCCTTGGACTAGACTTAGCCACAAATGGAGAAACGGGGGAAGAAGTTGGAAAGGCTGAACAGAATTCTCAAACAGCATCAGCTGAAATCCGAGAGGGGAGTAGTGTACTTG GCACTCATCCATTGAAGCTGTGTAAAGACCAGCAAAAAAAAGATTCGGATGACAGGATGCAAGGGAATCAACAGTCTTCACATGCCCCTTTCAGTTCTACAAAGACACCTTTAGAAGCAAATGAGAATGGAGACCTTGGGGACCAAATGAATCAGGGTGTAGGGCAACTTGAGAATAGACCTGAAGAACCTCCAAGTTCTGTTGGTGAGGAAATCACTGCAACAAGACTCAAGGAGATCAAATCTGAGGCACATATAAAGGAAGATTCAAGATATGATACTGAAGAATTAGAGTGCAAAGTTCACAAGGATGGACTTTTGGAGACAGATCAACAAGAGAGCGAATGTGTCAAACCTAGTAAGGAAATCAAAGAGGAAACTACTTTAGAGTCTGTCTCTGGTTCAATTCATGATGAAAATGATAAAACTAATGAGGCTGTGCTTGATGATGAACTCATAGAGGAGTTTGTGGAACCATCTCAAATGGAGACACTCCCCAAAACACAGAGTGCTAATGCTTCtaataaaaagaagaagaagaagaagaaaaacaagcAGAAGCAGAAACAAAGTGACAGGCAAGAGAGTGAGACAAAAATGGATGACAAGAATGAAGTAGTTTTGAGTGAAGACAATCCAAACCAAGAAATGGAAGGTCTAGAAGAAAACCACGAGAAGCCCTTAGGGAATGATGTATTTACAACAACAAAGAATACAGATGTCCCACATGATGATAAAGGAACCGAAGAATTGGACCGTATTGAAATAACAAGCACAAATATTAATGCTGATGATGCTCAAGACAAAATTCAGTTAGTTACAGATGAAGCTGATTCGGCAGAAATTTCTAAAACCATATCAAAATCCGATTGCCCTGAATCTAGCAACGATGTCCTTTTAGATGATCTGTCCAACGATATGATCTCTAACCCTGCAAACATTATTGATGACCACACTGAGGATTCAGCAAATCCTGATCCAGAACCTGTAATCCTCAGCAGTGAGCTTATGGCTTCAGAAACAGAAACTTCACTGCCTCATGAACCTTCTGTTCAGCCCATGGATGCTGTTGGAGTGTTCGTTGAGTCCATCAGCAGCTCTGAGAACATTGAGAATTCTTCATTGGTAGGCATCAAGGAAGAGAAGAGTCATCTGGACTGTGAAGTAGAAGAACAGAAGGAAAGTCTCCAAAATATTGATCTAGATGGCGACACTATCTCTGAAGATCAAGATAAGCCTGATAAGATATGTTCCCCTGTGATGGAGAATGTGGAAAATGACACTGAAAATGTAATCCAGGAACAACCTATTGATCAGCCAATGGAAAGTCAACTTCAAGACAGTATTGGAGCAGATGTGGACCAGGAAGAGGTTAAGACACAAGATGAACTAGATGAGGAAAACCTTAATGTGCCTAGTGAAAAAGTGTTTGATGGAGGCCATGTTGAAGATACCCCTTTAATTGAAACACAGATTCAGGTTATCCATGAGGATCATCTGTCTTCCAATGAAGCAAATCAGGAAACGGTTGTAGATTTAGAAGCTTCTGACCAAGAACCCAAGGTAGAAAAAGTTCAGGAGGAAATATCAATCCAAGATCATGATGGATGCCATGTTGAAGACACTCCTTTAATTGAAACACAGATTCAGGATATACATGAGGATCACCTGTCTTCCAATGAAGCAAATCAGGAAACGGTTGTAGATTTAGAAGCTTCTGACCAAGAACCCAAGGTAGAAAAAGTTCAGGAGGAAAGATCAATCCAAGATCATGATGGATGCCATGTTGAAGACACTCCTTTAGTTGAAACGCAGATTAAGGTTCTACATGAGGATCACCGGTCTTCCAATGAAGCAAATCAGGAAACGGTTGTAGAAGGTTTAGAAGCTTCTGAACAAGAACCCAAGGTAGAAAAAGCTCAGGAGGAAAAATCAATCCAAGATCAGGTTACAATTAATGTGCAACTGCCTGAAGATGATGAAGACCTTCAGGTAAAGTCGGATGCGGTTCTTCAAGAGCTCAAGGAAAaagatgaggaggaggaggaggaggaagacgAAGGAGAATcgtttgattttgatgaaatgGACCTTGAAGCATCATCAGGTGCCCCTTTAAGAAACCTTCTAGATCAACCAAATGAGGACTCTTCTTTGTTAAAAGAAAATGCACAAGAAGCAAACCAGGAATGCCAAAGGAATGCCAAGGATGAGGACCAGACTCAAGGAGATGAATGTCTGGAACATTCAGATCAGAAATCAAAGCCAAAGGAGCATGAAGATGTTGGTCATGCTACAGAAAACCCACAAACAGCCACAGATGCAGAAAGATGTTTAACAGAGGACAGCGAAACCAACAGTGAAGTCAGACCTAATGATCAGCAACATGACACACCTGATGCATTTGAGGAGCATCAGCAGACATCAGAAGATGTGACACTTAGTAAAGGAGTTAATCAAAGTTCTGAGGTGGAGGCAACAGATGTAGGCCAAGAGATTGATAGTTCaattcaccatgaaatcaaGGCATCAAATATTTCAGGAGAGCAGGAAGCCACAGGGAGTCACAAGGAAAATTATAGAAAAGAATCTAAAAAAAGTGGAAAAGGGAAAGGAAAGGGCAAGGGGAAAGAAGAATGTAAAATGTCTTAA